A stretch of the Danio rerio strain Tuebingen ecotype United States chromosome 18, GRCz12tu, whole genome shotgun sequence genome encodes the following:
- the rassf9 gene encoding ras association domain-containing protein 9 has product MAPFGRNFLKARLKSRSKVVEETPGKEIQVLVCQEEKVVCGVTKHTTCADIVKALLEDHKTIPESKRLLHGEPKDFCILERWKGFERALPPLTRILRLWNAWGDEKPFIKFVLMKISDFVPSSKGAKRASKSRGARSKRWDQGPAQYAKTVSAEKQKRMVKKAFRKLEKIQKGDTSEGSEEINKLMQMIISQDQTIRQQIHQMRELDLEIEHAEEQMSSPTPRSSITESDDGPSHFDNHFQEYLYTSDGIEQLDLHVRIHQELIDQLSQDIDVELRSWTSDLEDFKGAAAACPELDGEPNLSLSSTDLFELENLRKELETSMRAGLSLHSQMQDIEKELQRNKTFLQSQNQEYQHLVAELGALEVGACPDQPNPASLKTQIRATVSEQATGKVRQTCSPADVTDTDSDTGISSTHSQDSLSPCVDRSPPLDTDV; this is encoded by the exons ATGGCTCCTTTTGGAAGAAACTTTCTGAAGGCGCGTTTGAAGAGCAG GTCTAAAGTGGTAGAGGAGACACCAGGGAAGGAAATCCAGGTGCTTGTGTGTCAAGAAGAAAAAGTAGTCTGTGGTGTGACCAAGCACACAACCTGTGCAGACATAGTCAAGGCTTTACTGGAGGATCACAAGACCATACCAGAAAGTAAAAGGCTTTTACATGGGGAACCTAAAGACTTCTGTATCCTGGAGAGGTGGAAGGGTTTTGAGAGGGCACTGCCGCCTCTCACTCGAATCCTCCGGCTGTGGAACGCATGGGGCGATGAGAAACCTTTCATAAAGTTCGTCCTTATGAAGATCAGTGATTTTGTGCCATCATCCAAGGGAGCCAAAAGGGCATCAAAGTCTCGAGGAGCGAGGTCTAAAAGATGGGACCAAGGACCTGCACAGTACGCCAAGACAGTATCAGCAGAGAAGCAAAAACGAATGGTGAAGAAAGCCTTTCGCAAGTTGGAGAAGATCCAGAAAGGAGATACTTCAGAAGGCTCTGAGGAGATTAACAAGCTTATGCAGATGATCATCTCTCAGGATCAGACTATCCGGCAGCAGATCCACCAAATGCGTGAGCTAGATTTGGAGATTGAACATGCAGAGGAACAAATGAGCAGCCCAACACCTCGCTCAAGCATCACAGAAAGTGATGACGGACCGTCTCATTTTGACAACCATTTTCAGGAGTATTTATACACCAGCGATGGAATCGAGCAACTGGATCTACATGTTCGCATACACCAAGAACTCATTGACCAGCTCTCTCAAGATATAGACGTGGAGCTGAGGAGCTGGACTTCTGATTTGGAAGATTTTAAAGGTGCAGCTGCTGCTTGTCCAGAACTAGATGGAGAACCAAACCTCTCGTTGTCCTCAACAGATCTCTTTGAGCTGGAAAACTTACGCAAAGAACTTGAGACAAGCATGAGAGCTGGACTTTCCCTTCATTCCCAAATGCAGGATATTGAGAAGGAACTGCAGCGGAACAAAACATTCTTGCAGTCCCAGAACCAAGAATACCAGCATCTTGTTGCAGAACTTGGTGCACTTGAGGTGGGGGCCTGTCCAGACCAGCCAAACCCTGCATCTCTGAAGACCCAGATCAGGGCCACTGTCTCTGAGCAGGCAACAGGCAAGGTCAGACAGACTTGTTCACCTGCAGATGTGACGGATACAGACTCAGACACTGGAATAAGCTCAACTCACAGTCAGGACTCTTTGTCGCCTTGTGTGGACAGATCACCTCCTCTGGACACCGATGTTTGA